Proteins encoded within one genomic window of Scheffersomyces stipitis CBS 6054 chromosome 3, complete sequence:
- a CDS encoding predicted protein, translating to MAPHTRQATATIEDDQDLLVPVHDHKKRHLDVRDVVEIRSSPYYDKSHWLDLKTLEEPYKVLALALQSFQPVTEKYAFDPYQEAFNISEVIELAKDYSKQLQVDFPKTTLYVIAFRSILYAEVQASAEKRQFLAKVDNDSHIEANVSGGLLKYWFGTPDDVHGQNLATCWWVSKQHAKNGGGGEAHRSGMKAVRSWFEHWQVEEYELIIEKDIASYNFNRVA from the coding sequence ATGGCTCCACACACCAGACAAGCAACTGCCACTATTGAAGACGACCAGGATTTGCTAGTTCCAGTCCACGACCATAAGAAAAGGCATTTGGATGTTAGAGATGTTGTTGAGATCAGATCGTCTCCTTACTACGATAAGAGCCACTGGTTGGATTTGAAAACCCTTGAAGAGCCTTACAAAGTGCTCGCTTTGGCATTACAGTCTTTCCAACCGGTTACGGAGAAGTATGCTTTCGATCCCTACCAGGAAGCGTTCAACATCTCTGAAGTGATCGAGCTTGCGAAGGATTACTCCAAACAACTACAAGTGGATTTTCCCAAAACTACACTTTACGTCATTGCATTCAGATCAATTTTGTACGCGGAAGTCCAAGCTTCCGCAGAGAAGAGACAGTTTCTAGCAAAAGTAGACAATGATTCCCATATAGAAGCCAACGTATCTGGAGGGCTCTTGAAATATTGGTTTGGAACTCCAGACGATGTTCACGGCCAGAATCTTGCAACCTGTTGGTGGGTGAGCAAACAGCATGCAAAAAATGGGGGAGGTGGTGAAGCCCATAGGCTGGGAATGAAGGCTGTCCGACTGTGGTTCGAACACTGGCAGGTAGAGGAGTACGAGTTGATCATAGAAAAAGACATAGCGTCATACAACTTCAATAGAGTGGCATAG
- a CDS encoding predicted protein, which translates to MSSQLEKITKSLENISIDPDSKDQQEETPLIVLQDEHSPDIDPDSSKLSSVDEKTVQLVQLVADYEQRANHSFRLNYINGFLNLSRANYNAGSFSKRFGSDKFDLRPYKACKDIVVDEKSLRFTVTDRLAQQKAAESKPAKISRTSSYNEKIADITESHEIEMDEIVKSRTTSSKRNTGLGGLKNRRTTEKDRTSEKDSNNSDHNEKIKLIDPIYQFGALTPYQLKQAQGFFSSALEDSVELANIQKQIEALIGEITQLQKSEPKEKIQSET; encoded by the coding sequence ATGCTGCTGcagttggaaaagattACCAAATCATTGGAGAACATTTCTATAGATCCAGATAGcaaagatcaacaagaagaaacaccCCTCATAGTTTTGCAAGATGAGCACTCCCCAGATATAGATCCAGATTCAAGCAAGCTTCTGTCAGTAGACGAGAAAACAgttcaattggttcaacttgtaGCTGATTATGAGCAGAGAGCCAACCACAGTTTCCGACTCAACTATATCAACGGCTTTCTTAATCTCAGTCGAGCCAATTACAACGCCGGTAGTTTCAGTAAACGGTTCGGATCCGATAAATTCGATTTGAGACCATACAAGGCATGTAAGGATATagttgttgatgagaaAAGTCTTAGATTCACTGTAACTGACCGTTTGGCTCAACAGAAAGCAGCAGAATCGAAACCAGCAAAGATCTCAAGAACGTCTTCCTATAATGAGAAGATCGCTGACATCACCGAGTCTCACGAGATTGAGATGGACGAGATTGTCAAATCCAGAACCACTTCGCTGAAGAGAAATACTGGCCTTGGCGGTTTGAAAAATCGTAGAACCACTGAAAAAGACAGGACTTCTGAGAAAGATTCAAATAATTCAGATCACAATGAGAAGATCAAACTTATAGATCCAATATACCAATTTGGAGCATTGACTCCGTACCAATTGAAGCAAGCACAAGgattcttttcttctgctttGGAAGATTCTGTGGAATTGGCGAATATTCAGAAGCAGATTGAAGCCTTGATAGGAGAGATAACGCAATTACAGAAATCTGAGccaaaagagaagataCAATCAGAAACTTAG
- a CDS encoding DNA-directed RNA polymerase II holoenzyme and kornberg s mediator: MADRLTQLQTCLDQLVEQFNATVNYINTSSEPSLLDEDPTSVSNIAASAPLPANQTQQGSTLGSNRQTVSPSTQAEAESNFENTINELSTDIILKSRQISMLIDSLPGIGVSPESQLKIIDDLSKELQSVEQEQVKKIQEKDKLLKWCESLIVEVATGISETRH; encoded by the exons ATGGCTGATAGACTCACACAGCTTCAAACCTGTCTCGACCAACTCGTTGAGCAGTTTAATGCCACCGTAAATTACATCAACACGAGCAGTGAACCTTCTTTACTTGATGAGGATCCGACTTCTGTCTCAAACATTGCCGCTAGTGCCCCCCTTCCAG CTAACCAGACACAACAGGGTAGCACTTTGGGAAGTAACAGACAGACGGTTTCACCATCGACTCAAGCGGAAGCCGAGTCGAATTTTGAGAATACTATAAACGAACTATCCACAGACatcatcttgaagtctAGACAAATCAGTATGCTCATAGACTCGTTGCCAGGAATAGGAGTTTCGCCTGAGAGTCAGTTGAAGATCATCGACGACTTGAGCAAGGAGCTCCAAAGTGTGGAACAGGAGCAagtgaagaagatccaagaaaaagacaagttATTGAAATGGTGTGAGTCATTGATTGTGGAAGTCGCTACTGGTATTTCTGAGACAAGACATTGA
- a CDS encoding predicted protein yields MAKRRTKNRTHRKVSEEELAKIPRSMVLRLGSSLRNHSLSQLVKDFRNIMQPHTAINLRERKSNKLKDFIVMAGPLGVSDLFIFNQSEDTGNISLRVGKMPRGPTLQFRVNTYSLVKDVRKILKHPKSVGKDSPEFLNPPLLVLNGFSNKMNETDNHEKLMITVFQNMFPPIQPQQTKVSSIKRVLMINKNAETGEIDIRHYAINTKLVEENRNVKKLITSHHNLKKNLPNMSGNADVSELLLDPYSVGGITSDSEVEDDAIVEIKNEETANNIKKRTSTPADASEENSATVSATRKRAIKLTELGPRLNLTLMKIEEGLTGSSKTLYHANISKSQAEQNELNKKHALKQKLRAERRAQQQEAVKAKNAVKEAKKARRKAKQAGEEPENDDEDESMAEENESDSDAPEINAADYENDSDLYSDIEK; encoded by the coding sequence ATGGCCAAGAGAAGAACGAAAAACAGAACCCATAGAAAGGTGTCTGAGGAagagttggccaagatcCCCAGATCTATGGTTCTTAGACTAGGCTCGTCGCTTAGAAACCATTCCTTGTCTCAGTTGGTGAAAGACTTCAGAAACATCATGCAGCCTCACACTGCCATTAATTTGAGGGAAAGAAAACTGAACAAGTTAAAGGATTTTATCGTCATGGCTGGACCTTTAGGAGTGAGCGAtttgttcattttcaacCAATCAGAAGATACGGGTAATATTTCACTTAGAGTAGGTAAGATGCCCAGAGGTCCTACCCTTCAGTTCCGAGTAAACACATATTCGCTTGTGAAAGATGTTAGAAAGATCCTCAAACACCCTAAGTCTGTAGGCAAGGACTCACCTGAGTTTTTGAATCCTCCATTGCTTGTTCTCAATGGCTTTCTGAATAAGATGAACGAGACAGACAATCatgaaaagttgatgatAACAGTTTTTCAAAACATGTTTCCACCTATACAGCCGCAACAGACTAAAGTATCGTCTATCAAGAGAGTGTTGATGATCAATAAGAATGCGGAAACAGGAGAAATTGACATCAGACACTATGCCATCAATACCAAATTGGTGGAGGAGAACAGAAatgtcaagaaattgatcaCTTCGCAccacaacttgaagaaaaattTACCCAACATGTCTGGAAACGCTGACGTTTCCGAATTGTTGCTCGATCCATATTCTGTAGGTGGAATCACATCTGATTCTGAGGTGGAAGACGATGCTATAGTAGAAATtaagaatgaagaaactgctaacaatatcaaaaagAGGACTTCTACGCCTGCAGATGCATCCGAAGAAAACTCTGCCACAGTGTCGGCTACCAGAAAAAGGGCCATCAAACTCACGGAATTGGGCCCTCGACTCAACTTGACTCTCatgaaaattgaagaaggattGACAGGTTCGTCCAAGACACTCTACCACGCCAACATCTCCAAGTCTCAAGCTGAGCAGAACGAGTTGAATAAGAAACATGCCTTGAAACAAAAGTTGAGagcagaaagaagagccCAGCAACAAGAAGCTGTGAAGGCTAAAAACGCTGTCAAGGAAGCTAAGAAGGCTAGAAGAAAGGCCAAACAAGCCGGCGAAGAGCCtgaaaatgatgatgaagatgaatcCATGGCTGAAGAGAACGAAAGCGACAGCGACGCTCCAGAAATTAACGCAGCAGACTACGAAAATGACAGTGACTTGTACAGCGACATTGAGAAATAG
- the RRP3 gene encoding ATP-dependent rRNA helicase RRP3 (ATP-dependent RNA helicase Required for maturation of the 35S primary transcript of pre-rRNA and is required for cleavages leading to mature 18S RNA~go_function nucleic acid binding; helicase activity; ATP binding), with protein MKFSKPTPIQSEAIPHALEGKDIIGLAQTGSGKTAAFAIPILQSLWEAQTPYFGLVLAPARELAYQIKETFDALGSTMGVRTVCLVGGMDMMDQARDLMRKPHIIIATPGRIMDHLEHTKGFSLKMLKYFVMDEADKLLDLEFGPVLDKILKQIPSKRTTYLFSATMTNKIEKLQRASLHNPVRVAVSSKYQTADNLIQSMMLVSDGYKNTYLIHLLNEFVGKSIIIFARTRAHTQRTSILCRILGFSAVPLHGDLTQAQRLGSLNKFKSGTANILIATDVAARGLDIPSVDVVINYDIPTDSKAYVHRVGRTARAGRSGKSISLVTQYDLEMYLRIEQSIQKKLPKDPSPPKAMLDALHVHVDRAYAEAIRQTKEFHEKTRRGRRGKDDKDREEH; from the coding sequence ATGAAGTTTTCCAAGCCTACACCCATTCAGTCTGAAGCCATTCCTCATGCTTTGGAAGGCAAGGACATCATTGGATTAGCGCAAACTGGTTCCGGTAAGACTGCTGCATTTGCCATTCCTATTCTTCAATCGTTGTGGGAAGCACAGACACCATATTTTGGACTTGTATTGGCTCCAGCCAGAGAGTTGGCATATcaaatcaaagaaacaTTCGATGCTCTTGGTTCCACCATGGGAGTTAGAACTGTTTGTCTTGTAGGAGGAATGGATATGATGGACCAGGCTAGGGACTTAATGAGAAAACCACACATTATCATTGCTACACCTGGTAGAATCATGGATCATTTGGAGCATACCAAGGGCTTCTCACTTAAGATGTTGAAATATTTTGTTATGGACGAAGCCGATAAGCTTTTGGATTTGGAGTTTGGACCAGTTTTGgacaaaatcttgaagcAGATTCCTTCCAAAAGAACAACATACTTATTTTCTGCTACTATGACAAACAAGATTGAGAAGTTACAGAGGGCCTCATTGCACAACCCAGTGAGAGTAGCGGTGTCCAGCAAGTACCAGACTGCCGACAACTTGATCCAGCTGATGATGCTTGTCAGTGACGGGTACAAAAATACCTACTTGATCCACTTGTTGAACGAGTTTGTAGGGAAATCCATTATCATTTTTGCCAGAACCAGAGCGCATACTCAGAGAACTTCCATTCTCTGTAGAATCCTAGGATTTTCTGCTGTGCCTTTACATGGAGATTTAACCCAGGCTCAACGTTTGGGttcgttgaacaagttcaaatcAGGCACTGCCAATATCTTGATTGCAACTGATGTTGCAGCAAGAGGATTAGATATCCCTTCAGTAGATGTGGTTATTAATTACGATATTCCTACTGATTCAAAAGCATACGTTCACAGAGTAGGCAGAACTGCTCGTGCTGGAAGATCTGGTAAATCGATTTCTCTAGTCACCCAGTATGACTTGGAAATGTATCTACGTATTGAACAGCTGATCCAGAAAAAGTTGCCTAAAGATCCTTCCCCACCAAAGGCAATGTTGGATGCTTTGCATGTCCACGTTGATAGGGCCTATGCTGAAGCTATCAGACAAACAAAGGAGTTCCATGAGAAGACCAGAAGGGGCAGAAGAGGTAAGGACGACAAGGATAGAGAAGAACACTAG
- a CDS encoding predicted protein (go_function zinc ion binding), which yields WQDDLAVSACFLCHSHYTFFNRRHHCRKCGRVVCASCSDRPVKYFPNTYVVSPHGSRVVDTSFEMFRTCDECVDEIRMIRRALFTTNSSVDNNSINSSSSSLNVMNYFDPHSHEHERDHIHYHDHDNDSTTKYSTRTHTRIVDSSTNSSATNLAHSHHRPAGSDDTESDLNLCPVCATDLLKLYINAHKRRIDEISHEDFDAFKETHINDCLTHFDFNTENQRFNSPESNHHSHPRNKMLVYNIPPIPKPKYETIPIIDEAPISDGTSEEATVHDSVHNSQSGGISPSSSTGQEGEQVEFSQLDTIIGSVTSTSTIQPSAEKISYDDVIDNECVICLEDLKPGDKVGRLECLCVFHYKCIKDWFNKKGYGECPVHFLHK from the exons TGGCAAGACGACTTGGCTGTTTCTGCCTGTTTCTTGTGCCATTCACACTACACGTTCTTCAACCGAAGGCATCATTGCCGCAAATGTGGCCGTGTAGTATGTGCATCCTGTTCTGATAGACCGGTGAAGTACTTTCCCAACACTTATGTGGTTAGTCCTCATGGTTCTCGAGTTGTGGATACCTCGTTCGAGATGTTTCGTACGTGTGATGAGTGTGTGGATGAGATTCGTATGATTAGGAGAGCGTTGTTTACTACAAATCTGTCAGtagacaacaacagcatcaACAGCTCTTCGTCTTCGCTAAATGTGATGAATTACTTCGATCCTCATAGTCATGAACATGAACGTGACCACATCCATTATCACGATCATGATAACGATTCAACCACTAAATACTCTACCAGAACTCATACCAGAATTGTAGACTCTTCGACAAACTCTTCCGCCACTAATCTCGCACATTCTCACCATCGTC CGGCTGGTTCGGACGATACTGAGTCTGATCTCAACTTGTGTCCGGTATGCGCTACTGATTTGCTCAAGCTTTATATCAATGCACATAAACGTAGAATCGATGAGATTTCTCATGAAGACTTTGACGCTTTTAAAGAAACTCACATCAACGACTGTTTGACTCATTTCGATTTCAATACAGAAAACCAACGCTTCAACTCACCAGAGTCAAACCATCATTCTCATCCTAGGAACAAAATGTTGGTCTACAACATTCCCCCTATTCCCAAACCTAAGTATGAGACAATCCCTATTATTGACGAAGCCCCCATTTCTGATGGAACGTCAGAAGAAGCCACGGTTCATGATTCAGTTCACAACTCTCAATCAGGAGGCATTTCGCCTTCTTCGCTGACTGGTCAGGAAGGTGAGCAAGTCGAATTTTCTCAGTTGGATACGATTATAGGATCCGTGACTTCAACTTCCACCATCCAGCCTTCTGCTGAAAAGATTTCGTACGATGATGTCATTGATAATGAATGTGTCATATGTTTGGAAGACCTAAAGCCAGGAGATAAGGTTGGTCGCTTGGAATGCTTGTGCGTGTTCCACTATAAGTGTATCAAAGATtggttcaacaagaagGGCTACGGTGAATGTCCTGTTCATTTCTTGCACAAGTAG
- the PLB1 gene encoding phospholipase B (Lysophospholipase (Phospholipase B)~go_function phospholipase activity~go_process phospholipid catabolism) → MRPSYILTTLQIASLAWAWSPTDSYAPGKIDCPSDVSLVRAADGLSPQESDWIKGRNEVTDANLISFLQHANMTDFDAEDFIRNTVNESITIGLAFSGGGYRAMLCGAGQLAALDNRTNGAYENGLGGLLQASTYLVGLSGGNWMVGTIAMNNFTDVDTILREGVIWDLTHSILNVGGLKVWQTIEYYTDINDDLDDKRDAGFDVSLTDTWGRGLSHQFFAKLNDTGASLTWSTLRDADVFKNHEMPFPIVVADGRTPGSFIISGNSTIFEVNPFELGTWDPSLYQFTDVKYLGTKVKDGKPVNDTCIGGFDNAGFIMGTSSSLFNQFILQINTTDLSSAIKSIISSILSKVSKDEDDIAIYKPNPFEGTDDGTVSSISDNSTLYLCDGGEDLQNVPLAPLLQPDRNVDVIFAYDNSADTLEFWPDGASIIATYQRQFLPQGNGTLFPYVPDNKSMINLNLTARPTFFGCDVRNLTSLLNSSDIFDTPLVVYTANRPFSYWSNTSTFQMSYEEHEKIGMIKNGFEVASRYNNTIDTEWPACVGCAIIRRSQERLGIEQSEQCKQCFERYCWNGDIDTKEPGFNFTTNGTTSGAEEDDGRVINAGLSTILRGADKVAMMKSIGYAMLATIVFAVSV, encoded by the exons ATGAGACCCAGCTATATCCTCACAACCCTTCAGATAGCCCTGCTTGCTTGGGCTTGGTCGCCCACCGATTCGTATGCGCCCGGAAAAATCGACTGTCCCTCGGATGTCCTGCTCGTAAGAGCAGCCGATGGACTTTCACCCCAGGAAAGCGATTGGATCAAGGGCCGTAACGAAGTCACAGATGCTAACTTGATTTCGTTCTTGCAGCATGCCAACATGACTGACTTTGATGCCGAGGACTTCATCCGTAACACTGTAAATGAGTCCATCACAATCGGTCTTGCCTTTTCCGGGGGTGGCTACCGTGCCATGCTCTGTGGAGCGGGTCAGTTGGCTGCTTTGGACAACAGAACTAACGGAGCCTACGAGAATGGTCTAGGGGGCCTTTTGCAGGCCAGCACCTATCTCGTAGGTCTTTCTGGTGGTAACTGGATGGTGGGGACCATAGCCATGAATAACTTCACAGATGTAGACACTATTTTGCGCGAGGGTGTGATTTGGGACTTGACCCATTCGATTCTCAATGTAGGCGGTCTTAAAGTCTGGCAAACAATTGAGTACTATACTGATATAAACGATGACTTGGACGATAAAAGAGACGCAGGCTTTGATGTGTCGCTTACCGATACATGGGGTAGAGGGCTTTCACACCAATTCTTTGCTAAATTGAACGATACTGGAGCTTCTTTGACCTGGTCGACTTTGCGCGATGCTGATGTCTTCAAGAACCATGAGATGCCTTTTCCTATTGTAGTGGCAGACGGTAGAACTCCTGGTAGTTTCATCATCAGTGGAAACTCGACTATTTTTGAAGTTAATCCATTTGAATTGGGGACTTGGGATCCTTCTTTGTACCAATTCACTGACGTCAAGTACTTGGGAACGAAAGTCAAAGACGGTAAACCAGTCAACGATACGTGTATTGGAGGATTCGACAACGCTGGTTTCATTATGGGAACCTCATCATCGTTGTTCAACCAGTTTATTCTTCAGATTAACACTACCGATTTGTCATCGGCAATCAAGTCTATTATTTCATCGATTTTGAGTAAAGTTTCTaaagacgaagatgataTTGCCATCTACAAACCTAACCCTTTCGAGGGTACGGATGATGGAACTGTGAGTTCCATCTCAGATAACTCTACTCTCTATCTTTGTGATGGTGGTGAAGATTTGCAAAATGTCCCATTGGCACCTTTGCTCCAACCTGATCGTAATGTAGATGTTATTTTCGCCTACGACAACTCAGCTGATACTTTGGAATTTTGGCCAGATGGTGCCTCTATCATTGCTACTTACCAGAGACAATTTTTGCCTCAAGGTAACGGTACGCTTTTCCCATATGTTCCAGACAACAAGTCGATGATtaacttgaacttgacagCAAGACCAACTTTCTTTGGCTGTGATGTTCGTAACTTGACATCTCTCTTGAACCTGA GTGACATTTTTGACACTCCTTTGGTAGTATATACAGCTAACAGACCTTTCTCGTACTGGTCAAATACTTCGACTTTCCAGATGAGTTATGAAGAGCACGAAAAAATTGGCATGATCAAAAACGGGTTCGAAGTAGCTTCAAGATACAACAACACCATTGACACTGAGTGGCCAGCATGTGTTGGGTGTGCTAttatcagaagaagtcaagaacGTTTGGGTATAGAACAGTCTGAGCAATGTAAGCAATGTTTTGAGAGATACTGCTGGAATGGAGATATTGATACCAAAGAGCCTGGCTTCAATTTCACCACTAATGGTACTACATCTGgtgctgaagaagatgatggcAGAGTTATTAATGCTGGTTTGTCTACGATTTTGAGAGGTGCCGATAAGGTAGCCATGATGAAGTCAATTGGTTATGCCATGTTGGCCACTATTGTGTTTGCTGTTTCAGTCTAA
- a CDS encoding predicted protein, translating into MVSEENALANIRKYAVRHFQGHPESVWHKLPISRRSSVFVLLFLGHLGELRVILTKRSRKLRSFPGHISLPGGKADDGLELEWHVARREMEEEIGLSANNDLLLKNYGFTIDHLNILPSYLSRTFSAVRPCIGFMNFRSNVDSELFSQLKLNLNPGESSSIFSCPLKDFLYPISEEESLESLERSSYRIKWGGIPWNLRSYTFLQSNENEAPWLKDIVDLSATEEEDEISDIDEEEKRSVTPPPTEAHKFKHKRQKNLSAWGRLGSRRHVETNEKIYDVWGLTANILHDLADVAYRGPPEREIGEEELIYAIWKYGNQMKTKKRSEAEVKLIESKTAGDYGFGEILPRVEFNKLKQIYKL; encoded by the coding sequence ATGGTGTCAGAAGAGAACGCGTTGGCCAATATCCGCAAGTATGCCGTTCGCCATTTCCAGGGCCATCCCGAGTCTGTCTGGCACAAGCTCCCGATCTCACGAAGGCTGTCAGTGTTCGTCTTGCTTTTTTTGGGCCACTTGGGTGAACTCAGGGTGATTCTCACCAAGCGCTCCAGAAAGCTCCGCAGTTTCCCCGGTCACATTTCACTTCCTGGCGGAAAGGCAGACGATGGTTTAGAGCTTGAATGGCACGTAGCACGTagagaaatggaagaagaaataggACTCTCTgccaacaacgacttgttgcTCAAAAACTACGGTTTCACCATTGACCATCTCAACATTTTGCCCAGCTATTTGCTGCGGACGTTTTCTGCCGTGCGGCCGTGCATCGGTTTCATGAATTTTAGATCCAATGTAGATTCCGAGCTATTCTCACAATTGAAGCTCAACCTAAATCCCGGTGAATCTTCAAGTATCTTTTCCTGTCCCCTCAAGGACTTTTTGTATCCtattctggaagaagagtcgCTCGAGCTGCTTGAAAGATCGCTGTATAGAATCAAATGGGGCGGAATTCCCTGGAATTTGCGGTCCTACACCTTCCTTCAAAGCAACGAAAACGAAGCTCCCTGGCTTAAAGACATCGTCGACTTGTCAGCAACAGAAGAGGAGGATGAAATATCGGACATagatgaggaagaaaagCGTAGCGTAACTCCCCCACCAACTGAAGCTCACAAGTTTAAACACAAGAGGCAGAAAAACTTGTCTGCATGGGGTCGTTTGGGCTCACGTAGGCATGTAGAGACCAATGAGAAGATATATGATGTATGGGGACTCACAGCCAACATTCTTCACGATTTGGCAGATGTGGCGTACAGAGGACCTCCGGAGAGGGAGATAGGCGAGGAGGAGTTGATATACGCCATTTGGAAGTACGGAAACCAGATgaaaaccaagaagagGTCTGAAGCTGAAGTCAAGCTTATTGAGTCTAAGACTGCTGGTGATTATGGATTCGGAGAGATATTGCCCAGGGTTGAGTTCAATAAGTTGAAACAGATATACAAGTTGTGA